A window from Peromyscus leucopus breed LL Stock chromosome 8a, UCI_PerLeu_2.1, whole genome shotgun sequence encodes these proteins:
- the Mfsd4b gene encoding sodium-dependent glucose transporter 1, giving the protein MIGGVLFGCINHFLLLGVSLSATTVGLYLTPFCRTAVLLVVMMSVFGISMGILDTGGNVLILNLWGDKGAPHMQALHFSFALGAFLAPLLAKLAWGTTASAQNHTEPGFDPLMLNRSSGATSDSLFAAPEDMTLLWTYASVGTYVLVVSVFLFGLFCKKSSKQEKATASAQEARRAKYHRALLCLLFLFFFFYVGAEVTYGSYVFSFATTHVGMEESEAAGLNSVFWGTFAACRGLSIFFATFLQPGTMIVLCNIGSLTSSLFLVLFDKSPLCLWIATSVYGASMAATFPSGISWIEQYTTLTGKSAAFFVIGAALGEMAIPAVIGILQGHYPDLPVVLYTGLGSAIFTAVLFPVMYKLATLPLGHQPRGRKSEDQRALLSSSELNDCEEENEEEDAEKWNEMDFEVVEMSDPVQGSGRDTSREAPTEPTPEVSDQFLSNAYFSVNSSNSLRNHQDKRD; this is encoded by the exons ATGATCGGAGGAGTTCTTTTTGGGTGTATAAATCATTTTTTACTTTTGG GGGTGTCGCTTTCTGCTACCACCGTTGGTCTTTATCTTACTCCATTCTGCAGGACAGCAGTCTTACTGGTTGTCATGATGTCTGTCTTTGGTATTTCAATGGGCATTCTGGATACAG GTGGGAACGTCCTCATCTTGAATCTTTGGGGAGACAAAGGAGCCCCACACATGCAGGCCTTGCACTTCAGTTTCGCCTTGGGTGCCTTCCTGGCTCCCCTGCTGGCTAAACTGGCCTGGGGTACGACAGCATCCGCTCAGAACCACACAGAGCCTGGCTTTGACCCGCTAATGCTGAACCGATCCTCTGGAGCCACCTCAGACTCTCTGTTTGCGGCGCCTGAGGACATGACCCTGCTGTGGACCTACGCTTCCGTGGGCACCTATGTCTTAGtagtctctgtcttcctgtttggtCTGTTTTGTAAGAAAAGCTCAAAGCAGGAAAAAGCCACAGCATCTGCTCAGGAAGCTCGAAGAGCTAAATATCACAGGGCcctgctctgtctcctcttcctcttcttcttcttctacgtTGGAGCCGAGGTGACCTACGGCTCTTATGTTTTCTCCTTCGCCACCACCCATGTTGGCATGGAAGAAAGTGAAGCAGCCGGCTTGAACTCCGTCTTCTGGGGAACCTTTGCAGCCTGCAGGGGCCTGTCCATCTTCTTTGCGACATTCTTGCAGCCTGGGACCATGATTGTGTTGTGCAACATTGGCAGCCTGACCTCATCTCTGTTTCTGGTCCTTTTTGACAAGAGCCCTCTTTGTCTCTGGATCGCAACGTCTGTGTACGGAGCCTCGATGGCAGCCACATTTCCCAGTGGCATTTCCTGGATCGAGCAGTACACCACCTTAACTGGGAAATCCGCAGCATTCTTTGTCATTGGTGCCGCCCTGGGAGAAATGGCGATTCCTGCAGTAATCGGAATTCTTCAGGGACACTACCCCGATCTGCCTGTTGTTCTGTACACGGGGCTGGGGTCAGCCATCTTCACTGCGGTTTTGTTTCCTGTGATGTATAAATTAGCCACCTTACCCCTGGGTCACCagccaagaggaagaaagagtgaggaCCAAAGAGCTTTGCTTTCCAGCTCCGAGCTCAATGACTgtgaagaagagaatgaggaggaagatGCAGAGAAATGGAACGAAATGGATTTTGAAGTGGTTGAAATGAGTGACCCAGTGCAGGGGTCTGGAAGGGACACATCTAGAGAAGCCCCGACGGAGCCCACCCCTGAGGTCTCCGATCAGTTCCTCTCAAATGCATACTTTTCAGTCAATAGTAGCAACTCTCTCAGGAATCACCAGGACAAAAGGGACTGA